In a single window of the Nilaparvata lugens isolate BPH chromosome 1, ASM1435652v1, whole genome shotgun sequence genome:
- the LOC111043567 gene encoding protein yellow-like, translated as MASGESTQQVCPYGLHVYDLNTNQQIHYYQLQASDTNKDSFIANIVVDVGGNCSDTHVYASDELGYGLIVYSLDKDFSWRFDHQYFHPDPVAGDYNIGLNYQWSEEGIFAMELTPVQPDGSKTLLFHPLSSYRNFFVSTNILKDQSKAISKNYFHDFSYFPDLGPNFHITTQVIHNGVLYKNLVDQNAIGCWRLDKDYTPANHAIITKEDTSFIYPSDMRITKTGTLWAITDRMPIHLMATLDFKDINFRIFSGDANQLVAGTICDPYLQAPPKPQPSAYQYHRYDPNAEYNKNYYSQSVSPYTTPLKPVKEYD; from the coding sequence ATGGCATCAGGTGAGAGCACCCAGCAAGTGTGCCCATACGGTCTGCACGTCTACGATCTTAACACGAACCAACAGATCCACTACTACCAACTGCAGGCATCCGACACCAACAAGGACTCGTTCATAGCCAACATTGTCGTCGACGTCGGCGGCAACTGCTCCGATACGCACGTCTACGCGTCCGACGAGCTCGGCTACGGTCTGATCGTATACAGTCTGGACAAGGACTTTTCGTGGCGGTTCGATCACCAGTACTTCCATCCCGACCCGGTCGCCGGCGACTACAACATCGGTCTCAACTACCAGTGGTCCGAGGAGGGAATTTTCGCGATGGAATTGACACCGGTACAACCTGACGGCAGCAAAACCCTGCTCTTCCACCCGTTGTCCAGTTACAGGAACTTCTTCGTCTCCACCAACATCCTCAAGGACCAATCTAAGGCTATCAGCAAGAACTATTTCCACGATTTCAGCTATTTCCCTGATCTGGGACCCAACTTCCATATCACCACACAGGTTATCCACAACGGTGTCCTATATAAGAACCTTGTCGACCAGAATGCGATTGGCTGCTGGAGGCTGGACAAAGACTACACGCCTGCCAACCACGCCATCATCACCAAAGAAGATACTAGTTTCATCTATCCCAGCGATATGAGAATCACGAAGACCGGTACCCTGTGGGCTATCACTGATAGGATGCCGATCCATCTTATGGCTACCTTGGATTTCAAGGATATCAATTTCAGAATTTTCAGTGGAGATGCCAATCAGCTGGTGGCGGGAACGATTTGTGATCCCTACCTTCAGGCTCCTCCCAAGCCTCAGCCTTCGGCCTACCAGTACCATAGGTATGATCCTAATGCCGAGTACAATAAGAACTATTACTCACAGAGTGTGTCGCCGTACACGACACCACTCAAGCCAGTCAAAGAGTATGAttaa